The window ACCAAAATCGCCAACGCCCGCATTGAATACTCCGGCACCGGCGCCCTGGCCAACAGCCAGCGCCTGGGCTGGCTGACCGACAAGCTCAATAACCCCACAGTGTGGCCGTTCTGATGCGTGCGCTGCTGCTGACCTTGGCGCTGCTGACCCTGGCCGGGTGCAGCTCCGAGCAACTGGTGCGCTACCAGTTAAAGGCCCCCGAGAAGAGCACCGTACTCAAAGCCACCGGCTACGCCCCCATCGAGGCGCAGCTTGGGCCAAGCTACGAGGAAAAGCTCATCCAGGCCCAGCAGGCCTCGCGCCTTGACGCCTACCGGCGCCTGGCAGAACAGCTCTATGGCCAGCAAGTGCGCGCGCTATCTCGGGTTAAAGGCTCAACGGTAGACCGCCAAGTGATGGAAACCCGGGTCCAGGGCCTCGTTCGGGGCGCCACCCTGGTGGGCAACTATATCGAAGGCAAGTTCTACACCACCAAATTGCAGCTCGACACCGCCGTGCTGGCCGACCTTGGCACGGTAGAGAATGAAGCGGTGGAGACCGAAACCAAGTGGTGGTATTGATGCGCCCCTTGCTGCTGGCCGCGCTGCTGCTGCCACACCTTGCCCAGGCCGCCTGGTATACCGGCACCGGCACCGCGCCGGTTATCAACAGCAATAAAGAGCTGGCCCGCCAGCAGGCCACCCGCGCCGCCATCCGCGACGCCGTGCTTAAAGCTGGCGCTTCGGTGTCCATCGTCAACGACGTGGACAACGGCAGCCTCACCGGCAACGCCTTTCAGGTCAGGGCCAAAGGCCATATCACCCAGCTGCAACGCCTCGAAGAATACAGCCGCGACGACAAGGTGTCGGTGACGGTGCGGGCCGATATCTGGAACGACGGCGCCGTCTGCGACGGCCGCCTGACCAGCAAATCGGTGGTGGTAGCGCCTTTGACCCTGAGTCACCCGGAGCAGGCCATCTGGGGCGGCTTGGAAGACTTGCCACAAGCCGTGTCGGCGCGGCTTTTTGAGGAAATGACCAAGGCCCAGGCCGACTTTCTGCCCAAAAGCCTGCTGAGCGCGCCGCTGGCGGTTAACCCCGCTCGCCTCGAACCTCATGACCGCCAGGAGCTGCAAAGCCTGGCCGAGCAAAAGCAGGCCCAGTACCTGGTGCTGGGCAGCATCAACAACCTCACCCTCGGCAAAATCGAAGGGGGGCTGCTGAGCAGCGACCAGCTGATCCGCCAATACGGCATGACCCTCTACCTTATCGACGGCATCTCGGGCCTGCCCATTCTCAGCAAGCGTTATGAGAGCCGCACCCTGTGGCCTTTTGCCGTTAACGCCCAGCTCGACGTGCAAAGCGATCAGCTGTGGCAATCGGCCTATGGCCTTGAAATAAGCCGCCTGGTGCGCGCCGGAATAGAAGACATGAGCGAAGCCCTCAAATGCGTGCACCCAAAAACCCGGGTGATAAGGGTTGAGGGCGGCAGTCTTGATGTCGCCATGGGGGGGCGCCAAGGGGTGCGGATAGGCGACGTGTTCCGCCTGTCTCACCAGTACAATTTTACCGATGACGGCGGCATCGATTACAGCAGCCTCAACGACGAAAACAGCGAGTTCGAGGTGGTCAAGGTCTACCCCGACCACAGCCAGCTTTCGCCCCTGAACGGTGATATGCCGATGAACATCCAGATCAGGGATCTTGTGCAACTGGACAGCTTCTGGGAGTAACCATGGAGATAGGTAATCTTTTTTCCGGGCTTGGCGGCCAAAGCGCCACCGACAAAACCAAGAGTGATGATACCGACACCACCCTGGCCGGGTTGTCCGGCCTTGGCAGCACATTGGCCGCGGTCACCGGCACCGGCACCGGCACCCAGCCGGCAAGCGACAGCGGCTTTGATCTGGTGCTTGGCCAGGTGATGCAACAAGCCATTGGCGGTATCGGCAGCAGCGCCACGCTTACCCAGCAAAGTGGCAGCCAGGCGGTGAGCTTTTTAAGCCAAAGCCTGGTGTCGGGGCTGACCATGGCCATGCTACCCACCGCCAGCAGCACCGAAAGCGCCGCCAAGCAGACCGCCAAAGACAGCGGCGGCCTGAAGATGTTTGCCGATGGCAACACCCCGTCGCTGGGGGACTTTATAGACATAGTCAATCCGCTGCAGCATATCCCGGTGGTGGACCGCTACTACCAGAAATGGACCGGCGACGAGCAAGGCTACGTGCCGCAGATGCTGGGCTCTACCCTCTATGGCGGCGCACTGGGAGCCGCCACCACACTCGCCAGTATTGGCGCCACCGAAGCGCTGGGGAAAAACCCGGTCGATTATGTGACAGATAAAATCACCGGTGATGATACCGCCGCCAAAACCGCCAGCACCACCAAAACCCCATGAAAAAGCCGGCTAATGCCGGCTTTTTTCAACTCACCCTCGGCGCCCCGCCAATCACCCCCTGGGGCGAGAGCAGGTATTGCCACAGCTGAATGTCGCGGGCCCGAAAGGCACCGGCACAAGACAACAGGTAATAGCGCCACATCCGGTAAAAGCGCGGCGGGTAGTGATCGGCAAAGTCAGGCCAGATAGCCTCGAAATTCCGGTACCAGGCCATCAGGGTTTTATCGTAATCGCTGCCGAAATTGTGCAAGTCTTCAATCACCATCAGCCCGTCGGCGGCATCCCCCACCTGCCCGACCGACGGCAGGTCGCCGTTGGGGAAGATGTATTTGTCCACCCAGGGGTCAGGGGTGCTGGTGCGCTTGTTCTTGCCGATGGTGTGCAGCAGGCAAAGGCCATCTGGCGCCAGGCAGCGACGAGCCACCGCCATAAAGGTACGGTGGTTCTTGCGCCCCACATGCTCGAACATGCCGATACTGGCAATGCGATCAAAAGGCTCGTCGAGGGTGCGGTAGTCTTCAAGGCGGATATCGAGCTTGAGGTGGCGATAACGCTTAAGGGCATATTGCTGCTGCTCGCGGGAGATGGTCACCCCTACCCCTTTAATGCCGTAGTGCTCGGCGGCGTAGCCTAAAAAACTGCCCCAGCCGCAGCCGATGTCCAACACCCTCATGCCGGGGCGCAGCCCCAGTTTGCGGCACACCAAATCGAGCTTGGCCTCCTGGGCCTGGTTAAGGGTGGTGGCGTTTTTCCAATAGCCGCAGGAATAAGCCAGGCGGTTATCCAGCATGGCCTCGTAGAAACGGTTA is drawn from Gallaecimonas pentaromativorans and contains these coding sequences:
- a CDS encoding LPP20 family lipoprotein; its protein translation is MRALLLTLALLTLAGCSSEQLVRYQLKAPEKSTVLKATGYAPIEAQLGPSYEEKLIQAQQASRLDAYRRLAEQLYGQQVRALSRVKGSTVDRQVMETRVQGLVRGATLVGNYIEGKFYTTKLQLDTAVLADLGTVENEAVETETKWWY
- a CDS encoding flagellar assembly protein T N-terminal domain-containing protein, coding for MRPLLLAALLLPHLAQAAWYTGTGTAPVINSNKELARQQATRAAIRDAVLKAGASVSIVNDVDNGSLTGNAFQVRAKGHITQLQRLEEYSRDDKVSVTVRADIWNDGAVCDGRLTSKSVVVAPLTLSHPEQAIWGGLEDLPQAVSARLFEEMTKAQADFLPKSLLSAPLAVNPARLEPHDRQELQSLAEQKQAQYLVLGSINNLTLGKIEGGLLSSDQLIRQYGMTLYLIDGISGLPILSKRYESRTLWPFAVNAQLDVQSDQLWQSAYGLEISRLVRAGIEDMSEALKCVHPKTRVIRVEGGSLDVAMGGRQGVRIGDVFRLSHQYNFTDDGGIDYSSLNDENSEFEVVKVYPDHSQLSPLNGDMPMNIQIRDLVQLDSFWE
- the cfa gene encoding cyclopropane fatty acyl phospholipid synthase, coding for MKPLKGGASMALAAQLLAKADIQINGDRPWDMQVHNTRVFDDALARGNLGLGESYMDGDWDAESLDLFFCKLLRADIPQYLKPWKLVGNVVRAKLFNLQNRRRAWQVGEQHYDLGNRFYEAMLDNRLAYSCGYWKNATTLNQAQEAKLDLVCRKLGLRPGMRVLDIGCGWGSFLGYAAEHYGIKGVGVTISREQQQYALKRYRHLKLDIRLEDYRTLDEPFDRIASIGMFEHVGRKNHRTFMAVARRCLAPDGLCLLHTIGKNKRTSTPDPWVDKYIFPNGDLPSVGQVGDAADGLMVIEDLHNFGSDYDKTLMAWYRNFEAIWPDFADHYPPRFYRMWRYYLLSCAGAFRARDIQLWQYLLSPQGVIGGAPRVS